GATGCGACAGCGCTTGGTTTCAACGCGCATGGTGGTGTCGGCTGTATCTCCGTGACATCAAATATTGCTCCACGTCTGTGTGCAGAGTTTCAGGATGCTTGCCAGGCTGGCGATTATGCAAAGGCACTGGAACTGCAAGACCATCTTATGCCGCTTCATAAGGCACTGTTCATCGAGCCTAATCCATCTGGTCCGAAATATGCTCTGTCGCGCCTTGGCCGTATCGAAAACGTTCTGCGATCGCCGATGGTAACAATTGAAGCAGCTACGGCTCAAAAGATCGACGAAGCTATGAAACACGCTGGTCTCGTTAATTGAGGCTGATATTTTTGCCCGGTTGATTGATTTTTACGCTCTCGCATGTGCGAGAGCGTTTTCATTTCCGGCAATGCGCATTATATGGTGCCATTATGAACAAGCCGAAAAACTCTCCTGCACGCAAGATGGTCGCTGAAAACCGTAAAGCGCGCTATAATTTCGAGATAACCGATACGCTTGAGGCCGGTCTGGTTTTGACAGGCACTGAGGTAAAATCGCTGCGTGCCAATCAGGCCAATATCGCTGAAAGCTATGCAAGCTTTGAGAATGGCGAGTTTTGGCTCATTAATTCATATATTCCGGAATATACGCAAGGAAATCGGTTTAATCACGAGCCGCGACGCTTGCGAAAGCTTCTGATCAGCCGGCGTGAAATGTCGAGGATTTTCCAGTCCGTGTCCCGCGAAGGCATGACCGTTGTTCCATTGAAGTTATACTTCAATGATCGTGGTCGGGCAAAGCTAGAAATCGGTGTGGCGCGCGGTAAGAAGAATCACGACAAACGTGAGACTGAGAAACAGCGCGACTGGAATCGAGAAAAGTCGCGTTTGTTACGCGATCGGGGCTAAGTCTTATAAAATAAAAAAGAGCGCTTTAAGCGCTCTTTTTTTAAACGTATTCGACGTCAATCAATAGTCATCATCAAGATCGTCATCTTGGCGACGTTGCTGCTGTTGAGGGCGCTCTGATGGATCGCGACCTATTTCAGCTTTGAGCGAAACCAGATCAATGAAATGATCGGCCTGACGGCGTAGCTCATCAGAAATCATCGCAGGTTGGGTGGTCAATGTGGAAACCACGGAGACCTTACGGCCCCTGCGTTGCAGAGCTTCTGCAAGCGAACGGAAATCGCCATCGCCTGAAAAGATAACAAAATGGTCTACGGTATCGGTGAGCTGCATAGCATCGACAGTGAGCTCGATGTCCATGTTGCCTTTTACCTTACGGCGCCCTGCTGAATCTGTGAATTCTTTCGCCGCTTTGGTAACGACCTTATAGCCGTTGTAATCAAGCCAGTCGATGAGTGGACGAATCGACGAATATTCCTGATCCTCAACCAAGGCTGTATAATAATATGCGCGAAGCAAATAGCCGCGTTTCTGAAAGGCCTTCAAAAGTTTGCGGTAGTCAATATCGAAACCGAGTGTTTTTGAAGCTGCATATAAATTTGCACCGTCAATAAATAGCGCAATCTTTTCACGAGAATCGAACATCGTGCAATATATCCACTCTGCGGTCGTAAGGGAGTGGGCCAGCGACCGCGTATTCAGATTTGTTTCTCAAACGGCGGGGGTATTCATTTTTACAAATGACGTTTATTGCGTTCTACGGAGATATTGTAGAAAAACAAGCAACCAATGGTTGTTATTTGCTAACAATTAATTACTTATGCGAGATATTGGCGTCTTGCAATCCTGAATATATAAAAATCTATTGTTTCAATTTGAGCCATATCGTGTATTTGTCAGACAGATTAATGAAAAACGAATTGTTTTTCTCGGCGCTGGAGCCTTAATGATCGCAGATTGCGCTTTTGCTTGAAATTTCGGCCGACAAGCGATATGTCGAAGAAAAATTCCTTTAGAGTTTAAGAAATGAAAGGGACCGCCTATGGCCCGCGTCACCGTTGAGGACTGCGTAGATAAGGTCGAGAACCGCTTTGAACTGGTTCTTCTGGCCGGTCACCGCGCACGCCAGATTTCCCAGGGAGCGCAGATCACTATCGATCGCGACAATGACAAAAACCCTGTTGTTGCTCTGCGTGAAATCGCTGACGAAACACTGTCGCCAGATGATCTGAAAGAAGATCTGATTCACTCGCTTCAGAAGCATGTTGAAGTTGATGAACCTGAAGCTGCTGCACCTGCTCTTCTGGCTGATGCTTCAAATGCTCTGGCTGAAGGCATTGCAGAAGCAGGTGAAGATGACGTTGTCACTTTCGACCGTATGTCGGAAGAAGAGCTTCTTGCTGGTATTGAAGGTCTGGTTGCGCCTGAGAAGAACGACGACTTCTAATCGTCTGTCTGACGCCAATGTTTTGTGCGCTGTAGCCTGATAAGGTTGCGGCGCATATTTTTATCGGTCTGCATAGCGATTTTGGGGCTTTTAAGTCACAGCTATGCGCTTTTGACGATGAATTCGCCTGAAAATTAAGCCTGTTTTCAGAAAGCAGGTTCTGAAACTTGTAAAATATTCTATTTTTAGCAAGTTCTGGTCAGAATGACCGCTGTTTATGCGTGTGAAGTGAGGAGTTTCTGTAAATGATGCGCCAATATGAGCTTGTGGAGCGTGTGCAGCGATACAAGCCTGATGTGAATGAGGCGCTTCTTAACAAGGCATATGTTTATGCCATGCAGAAACACGGCAGTCAGAAGCGTGCATCCGGCGACCCATATTTTTCTCATCCGCTTGAAGTCGCAGCGATCCTCACAGATATGCATCTGGATGAAGCAACTATTGCGATTGCTTTGCTGCACGACACAATTGAAGACACCACTGCCACACGGCAGGAAATCGATCAGCTTTTCGGCCCGGAAATTGGCAAGCTTGTTGATGGTCTTACCAAGCTTAAAAAGTTAGATCTGGTTTCTAAAAAGGCCGTACAAGCCGAAAATTTGCGTAAGCTCCTTCTTGCGATCTCTGAAGACGTGCGCGTGCTTCTGGTCAAGCTTGCAGATCGTTTGCATAACATGCGTACGCTTGGCGTTATGCGTGAAGATAAGCGTTTGCGCATTGCCGAAGAAACGATGGATATTTATGCGCCACTGGCTGGGCGCATGGGTATGCAGGACACGCGCGAAGAACTCGAAGAGCTAGCATTCCGCTATATCAACCCGGATGCGTGGCGCGCGGTCACTGATAGACTTGCAGAACTTCTTGAAAAAAACCGTGGGCTTCTGCAGAAAATCGAAGAAGATCTGTCTGAGATTTTCCAGAAGAACGGCATCAAAGCGAGCGTTAAAAGCCGTCAGAAGAAGCCGTGGTCGGTTTTCCGTAAGATGGAAACTAAGGGTCTGTCGTTTGAGCAGCTTTCCGATATTTTCGGTTTCCGTGTCATGGTTGAATCGACACAGGATTGCTATCGCGCACTCGGATTGATCCACACCACCTGGTCGATGGTTCCAGGCCGGTTCAAGGATTACATTTCCACACCGAAGCAGAACGATTATCGTTCGCTGCATACAACTATCATCGGTCCATCACGCCAGCGTATTGAATTGCAAATTCGCACGCGTGTTATGGATGAAATTGCAGAATTCGGTGTTGCAGCTCACTCGATCTATAAGGATCGTGGGAGCGCGAGCAATCCGCATCAGATTTCGACAGAAACCAATGCTTACGCATGGCTACGTCAAACAATCGAGCAGTTATCCGAAGGTGACAATCCGGAGGAGTTTCTGGAACATACCAAACTGGAACTCTTTCAGGATCAGGTCTTTTGCTTCACGCCGAAGGGCAGGCTTATCGCTTTGCCACGCGGTGCGACACCAATCGATTTTGCATATGCTGTTCACACCGACATTGGTGACAGTTGCGTGGGCGCCAAGGTCAATGGTCGTATTATGCCATTGATGACTGAGCTCAAAAACGGCGATGAAGTCGACATCATTCGCTCGAAGGCTCAGGTGCCACCTGCTGCATGGGAATCGCTTGTGGCCACCGGTAAGGCACGTGCGGCTATCCGCCGTGCAACGCGTTCCGCGGTACGTAAGCAGTATTCCGGCCTCGGAATGCGCATTCTGGAGCGCGCTTTCGAGCGTGCCGGAAAATCGTTCAGCAAAGATATTCTCAAACCCAGTCTTCCACGATTGGCACGCAAAGAAGTTGAAGATGTTCTGGCCGCAGTCGGCCGTGGTGAGCTGCCTTCCACAGACGTTGTGAAAGCGGTCTATCCTGATTATCAGGATACGCGTGTTACAACGCAGAATAGCCCAGCAAAGACCGGCGAAAAAGGCTGGTTTAACATTCAAAATGCAGCCGGCATGATTTTCAAGGTGCCGGAAGGCTCTGAAGCTGCGCATGACACGACTGCGGACGAAGGTGAGAAGCCGAAACGCAAGGCTGTGCCAATTCGCGGTACCAATTCCGATTTGCCGGTGCGCTTTGCCCCGGAAGGTGCCGTTCCCGGTGACCGCATTGTCGGCATCATGCAGCCCGGTGCAGGTATTACGATTTACCCAATTCAGTCGCCTGCATTAACGGCATATGACGACCAGCCTGAGCGCTGGATCGACGTGCGCTGGGATATTGATGAGGGGATGCACGAGCGCTTCCCAGCACGTATCAGTGTCTCGGCAATCAACTCGCCGGGCTCACTTGCTGAAATTGCGCAGATTGCAGCGGCAAATGATGCGAATATTCATAATCTCTCGATGGTGCGGACTGCGCCAGACTTTACGGAAATGATTATTGACGTTGAAGTGTGGGATCTTAAACATCTCAACCGCATCATTTCTCAATTGAAGGAAAGCACGAGCGTCAGCGGCGCAACACGTGTGAATGGATAGGCAAAATGAAAACTGAAGACGTTCTTGGTGTTTTCCGCGAAGCGGGAGCAATTCTCGAAGGCCATTTTATTCTGACTTCGGGCCTTCGGAGTCCTGTGTTTTTGCAGAAAGCACGCGTTTTCATGCATGCCGATAAGACTGAGACGCTTTGCAAGGCCTTAGCGGAAAAAATCAAAGCAGCTGATCTTGGACAGATCGACTATGTGGTTGGTCCGGCGATCGGCGGCCTTATTCCGTCATATGAAACCTCGCGTCATCTCGGTGTACCATCTGTTTGGGTTGAGCGTGAGAACGGCACCTTCCGTTTGCGCCGCTTCGACGTGCCAAAAGGTTCTCGTGTTGTCATCGTAGAAGACATCGTCACAACCGGCCTGTCGATTCGTGAAACTATCGATTGCATGAAAGATATTGGCATCGAAGTGGTCGCTGCCGCCTGTATCGTTGATCGTTCGGCAGGCAAGGCCGACGTCGGAACGAAGCTTATCGCGCTCGCAGAATATGAAGTGCCAGCCTATTCGCCTGACAATTTACCGCCGGAACTCCTTGCAATTCCTGCAATTAAGCCGGGTAGCCGCAATATTTAAGCGCTTTCTACCGTCGCTTTGCGTTAGCGTGGTGTAAAATGCGCCCTGCGTCGAAATTGCGCTTTGCGGTATTTGTTTGTCACCCTTAATTTAGGGGGACGAGCGCAGATATGCTCATCCCCCTATCTAGGAACGTGTTGTGGCTGTTGCCCCGCTTATTTTCGATCATAAATCCCCTTACAGGGCTCCGTGTGGCGTTTGCGTTGATTGCGATGTACGCCGCATGGCCGTCTGCTCTGCGCTTGATGATGGCGATCTGGGTGCGCTCGAAGCCATCATGACATCCAAGAAACTCGACGCCAACGAGATGCTGGTTGAAGAGGGGGATCCAAAACGCCGTGTTTTCAGCTTAACATCGGGGATGCTGCGGATTTATACATCGCTGCCAGATGGTCGTCGCCAGATTGCCGGATTTTTAGTACCTGGAGATTATCTTGGCCTGGCGGATGACGATGTTTACTCTCAGTCGGCTGAAGCGGTTACTCCATCTGTCCTTTGT
This genomic stretch from Brucella pseudogrignonensis harbors:
- the rpoZ gene encoding DNA-directed RNA polymerase subunit omega translates to MARVTVEDCVDKVENRFELVLLAGHRARQISQGAQITIDRDNDKNPVVALREIADETLSPDDLKEDLIHSLQKHVEVDEPEAAAPALLADASNALAEGIAEAGEDDVVTFDRMSEEELLAGIEGLVAPEKNDDF
- the smpB gene encoding SsrA-binding protein SmpB — its product is MNKPKNSPARKMVAENRKARYNFEITDTLEAGLVLTGTEVKSLRANQANIAESYASFENGEFWLINSYIPEYTQGNRFNHEPRRLRKLLISRREMSRIFQSVSREGMTVVPLKLYFNDRGRAKLEIGVARGKKNHDKRETEKQRDWNREKSRLLRDRG
- a CDS encoding bifunctional (p)ppGpp synthetase/guanosine-3',5'-bis(diphosphate) 3'-pyrophosphohydrolase, with the protein product MMRQYELVERVQRYKPDVNEALLNKAYVYAMQKHGSQKRASGDPYFSHPLEVAAILTDMHLDEATIAIALLHDTIEDTTATRQEIDQLFGPEIGKLVDGLTKLKKLDLVSKKAVQAENLRKLLLAISEDVRVLLVKLADRLHNMRTLGVMREDKRLRIAEETMDIYAPLAGRMGMQDTREELEELAFRYINPDAWRAVTDRLAELLEKNRGLLQKIEEDLSEIFQKNGIKASVKSRQKKPWSVFRKMETKGLSFEQLSDIFGFRVMVESTQDCYRALGLIHTTWSMVPGRFKDYISTPKQNDYRSLHTTIIGPSRQRIELQIRTRVMDEIAEFGVAAHSIYKDRGSASNPHQISTETNAYAWLRQTIEQLSEGDNPEEFLEHTKLELFQDQVFCFTPKGRLIALPRGATPIDFAYAVHTDIGDSCVGAKVNGRIMPLMTELKNGDEVDIIRSKAQVPPAAWESLVATGKARAAIRRATRSAVRKQYSGLGMRILERAFERAGKSFSKDILKPSLPRLARKEVEDVLAAVGRGELPSTDVVKAVYPDYQDTRVTTQNSPAKTGEKGWFNIQNAAGMIFKVPEGSEAAHDTTADEGEKPKRKAVPIRGTNSDLPVRFAPEGAVPGDRIVGIMQPGAGITIYPIQSPALTAYDDQPERWIDVRWDIDEGMHERFPARISVSAINSPGSLAEIAQIAAANDANIHNLSMVRTAPDFTEMIIDVEVWDLKHLNRIISQLKESTSVSGATRVNG
- the pyrE gene encoding orotate phosphoribosyltransferase, yielding MKTEDVLGVFREAGAILEGHFILTSGLRSPVFLQKARVFMHADKTETLCKALAEKIKAADLGQIDYVVGPAIGGLIPSYETSRHLGVPSVWVERENGTFRLRRFDVPKGSRVVIVEDIVTTGLSIRETIDCMKDIGIEVVAAACIVDRSAGKADVGTKLIALAEYEVPAYSPDNLPPELLAIPAIKPGSRNI
- a CDS encoding NYN domain-containing protein encodes the protein MFDSREKIALFIDGANLYAASKTLGFDIDYRKLLKAFQKRGYLLRAYYYTALVEDQEYSSIRPLIDWLDYNGYKVVTKAAKEFTDSAGRRKVKGNMDIELTVDAMQLTDTVDHFVIFSGDGDFRSLAEALQRRGRKVSVVSTLTTQPAMISDELRRQADHFIDLVSLKAEIGRDPSERPQQQQRRQDDDLDDDY